The DNA region CAGTTTCCAATGACCGCCTCTATGTGCAAGACGTTTCCTATTATGCTAACGCCACAATTGGCAGCCCAATTCCAATTATTGTCGTATCGAAAGAAAAAAGATGGGACGATCTTTCAGTCACAGGCATAATCACTTCTTCTCCTTACTCTGCTTTACAAACGAACACTATGAGTAGCCCTTCAAGCTTTACTGCTGATAAGAGCGAAGTATTCACGATGGAAAGCATCTCCTATCGCTGGGTTACTGATACAGGAGGAACGGCAGATGCCAACAGTAACGGAGAATGTGATTCTGGCGAATCTGCTCCTTTTATACCGAACTGTGTGATTGAACGAGCAGAATTCCGTACGAATAATCCTGATCCGGCTGCTGCAGATGGACCAACTCCTTCAAGTGGGGACTGGAATACTTTTGGTACGCATGTGCAATCATTCAGTATCGAATACTTACAAGCAGACGGAACTACGGCTGCCTCAGCATCGGCAGTGAAAAGAATGCGAGTGACGCTAACGTGCAGGGACAGAGGGATGAATGTGGGTACGGTTCAGAACCTTACCCTTCAATCTGAAATAACAATCCGAAACTAAATTTTCGGGTGGGAAAGTATATGGCTTTATGGCGTAAATTGGTTCACTATTTCAAGCGTGTTTCCCGTTTGGATGAAAAAGGTGCGGCGTTAGTCATTACCCTTTTCATCATGGTTGTACTCGTTTTGCTTGGACTTGCCCTGCTCTTGCTGAGCGAAACGGAATACTCAATCTCTATCAATGAACAGGATGCGACAAGTTGTTTTTCCTACACTGACGGAGTCATGCAATGGACATATCGCAGGCTCAACGACATCTCTAACAAAAGTCTGAATTCAACATTCACAAACTTTACTACTGTACTCAGAGGAGCCGAATGCAGTCCATTCACAAATATGTCCTGTGCGAACGGAACAACGGATGATGATCATCTGCTCGGGTTTGATGTGGATTCAGATGGCACACATAATCTTGATACGAGCCAGGACCTTGCTGCATTAAATTCTACAAATGAACAAACACTTTCTGTAGCCACCACAACTTTTCTTGATGGTACACCGATTGATTTAGATAACGATGGCACTCCGGAAAAAATGGAGGCATTTCTTTGGGGAATCGATACTGATGGTGATGGAAACAGAGATGGCGCAAGAGCACTGCTTTATGTAAGAGTCGACGATAATTTTGACGAAGGAGCGGCGAGTAACGATCCGATAGCAGATACCGATCAAAGACTTCATGCCACAGTGATCGGAGAATTTCCAATAATAGTTAGCAGCACCGAAATTTCTGAAGCAAGAAGAGGAACGAGCAGAAGAACCATTGTTGCTCGTTTCGGACCACGTGGCGGTGCAGCAATATATACGGAGGGCTCGCTGTCGTTTAGTGGTCAATTTAATGTTTGTGGAGCTTGCGGAAGCGTTCATGCCAATACTGATCTCAGCATTTCCGGTGATATTGATATTTGCCAGGACGCGACATCTTCCGGGAATTACACAACCTCGGGAGGAAGCTATCTTGTTGGAGGACTCGGCGCTGGCGGCCAGGAAGAAGTTTTTATTCCCATCATTAATCCGTTTGATGATATTTTTGTTCCGAATCCCAACATTTTTGAAACATCTGCCGACACATCACTTCCAACCCAACTCAGGTGCGATCCAGATCCAACCACAAACCCAGGCGCGTATAAGTATTACGCGCTGGTTGCGAATAACAGCGCAGGAAAAGTCTACAAGGCATATTACAAGGACAATGGAACTCCATCGAATACTTCAGATGATTACTGGCAATGGAAGATGATTGATGATTTGAGCAACGGTAACAATGTCCAATTGGACGACTGCGGCCGGATTGCCTCCTGTGGTGGCGAGCCCGGATGTACAACTGATTCTGGTT from bacterium includes:
- a CDS encoding prepilin-type N-terminal cleavage/methylation domain-containing protein, translating into MNQTGFSLVEMLITMVILLFLLLGIYGLFTQGQWLHLASEKRTNIQDNARIVIAQMEDDMRMIGSGNPKSSEVSGTITAKWNPAIFNMTSTAIGFTGDLDGGAVLLTKDAGTVSNDRLYVQDVSYYANATIGSPIPIIVVSKEKRWDDLSVTGIITSSPYSALQTNTMSSPSSFTADKSEVFTMESISYRWVTDTGGTADANSNGECDSGESAPFIPNCVIERAEFRTNNPDPAAADGPTPSSGDWNTFGTHVQSFSIEYLQADGTTAASASAVKRMRVTLTCRDRGMNVGTVQNLTLQSEITIRN